In Streptacidiphilus sp. P02-A3a, the DNA window CCCTCGCCTGCGACCTGGTGGTCGCCGCCGAGGACGCGAAGTTCGGCATCCCCGAGGTCAAGCGCGGGCTGGTGGCCGCAGCCGGGGGCCTGCTGCGGCTGCCGCAGCGCATCCCGTACCAGGTCGCCATGGAGTACGCGCTCACCGGCGAGTTCCTGGACGCCCCACGCGCCCACAGCCTGGGGCTGGTGAACCGGCTCACCGCGCCGGGCGGCGCGCTGGCCGGGGCCCGGGCGCTGGCCGCCACGATCGCCGCCAACGGCCCGCTCGCGGTGCGGACCACCAAGCAGATCATCGCGCAGGCCGCCCAGTGGCCCGCCGAGGAGGCCTGGACCCGGCAACAGGCCCTGGTCGAGGCGGTGTTCGCGTCCGAGGACGCCCGCGAGGGCGCGCGCGCCTTCGCCGAGAAGCGGGCTCCGCGCTGGACCGGGAAATGACCGCAGGTCACGGCCCGCTGGACGGGGTCCGGGTGTTGGAGCTCGGCGGCATCGGCCCCGGCCCGTTCTGCGGCATGCTGCTGGCCGACCTCGGCGCCACCGTGGTCCGGGTGGAGCGGCCGGCCGACGCCGGAAACCCCTCGCAGCACCCGTGGCTGCACCGCAACCGCCGGTCGATCGCGGTGGACCTGAAGCGCCCCGAGGGGGTGGCCGCGCTGCTGGCGCTGGTCGAGCGGTCGGACGCGCTGATCGAGGGCTTCCGGCCGGGCGTGGCGGAGCGGCTCGGCCTTGGCCCCGACCCCTGCCTGGCCCGCAACCCGGCCCTGGTCTACGGCCGGATGACCGGCTGGGGGCAGGACGGACCGCTCGCCCAGGAGCCCGGACACGACATCAACTACATCGCCCTGGCCGGGGCGCTGCACGCGATCGCGCCCGAAGGCGGCGACCCGGTGCCGCCGCTGAACCTGGTCGGCGACTTCGGCGGCGGCGGCATGCTGCTCGCCCTCGGACTCCTCGCCGCCCTGCTCAACTCCCGTGCCAGCGGCCAGGGACAGGTGGTGGACGCGGCGATGACCGACGGCACCGCGCTGCTGCTGGCGATGACCTACGGCTTCCTGGCCCACGGACGCTGGCAGGACCGCCCGGCCAGCAACCTGCTCGACGGCGGGGCCCCGTTCTACACCGTCTACCGCTGCGCCGACGACCGGCACGTCTCGGTCGGCTCCATCGAGCCGCAGTTCTACGCCGCGCTGCTGCGGGTGCTCGGCCTGAGCGAGGACCCGTTGTTCGCCCGGCAGTTCGACCGGGCAG includes these proteins:
- a CDS encoding crotonase/enoyl-CoA hydratase family protein, translating into MTDTVLTQYADGVAVITINRPEARNALDAEVARGVAAALDELEARADLVVGVITGAGGSFCSGMDLKAFLRGETPTIPGRGLVGLTEAPPGKPLIAAVEGYALAGGCEIALACDLVVAAEDAKFGIPEVKRGLVAAAGGLLRLPQRIPYQVAMEYALTGEFLDAPRAHSLGLVNRLTAPGGALAGARALAATIAANGPLAVRTTKQIIAQAAQWPAEEAWTRQQALVEAVFASEDAREGARAFAEKRAPRWTGK
- a CDS encoding CaiB/BaiF CoA-transferase family protein, which gives rise to MTAGHGPLDGVRVLELGGIGPGPFCGMLLADLGATVVRVERPADAGNPSQHPWLHRNRRSIAVDLKRPEGVAALLALVERSDALIEGFRPGVAERLGLGPDPCLARNPALVYGRMTGWGQDGPLAQEPGHDINYIALAGALHAIAPEGGDPVPPLNLVGDFGGGGMLLALGLLAALLNSRASGQGQVVDAAMTDGTALLLAMTYGFLAHGRWQDRPASNLLDGGAPFYTVYRCADDRHVSVGSIEPQFYAALLRVLGLSEDPLFARQFDRAAWPAMRERFAELFRSRERDDWAARFEGQGACVTPVLSLTEAPEHPHNAARATYLPGPGGGIQPAPAPRFSATPTAAPVAAPPTGADTRAVLRACGLPDDQLTDLFARGVLA